The proteins below are encoded in one region of Cololabis saira isolate AMF1-May2022 chromosome 21, fColSai1.1, whole genome shotgun sequence:
- the rpl23 gene encoding large ribosomal subunit protein uL14, with translation MSKRGRGGSSGAKFRISLGLPVGAVINCADNTGAKNLYIISVKGIKGRLNRLPAAGVGDMVMATVKKGKPELRKKVHPAVVIRQRKSYRRKDGVFLYFEDNAGVIVNNKGEMKGSAITGPVAKECADLWPRIASNAGSIA, from the exons ATGTCTAAGAGAG GACGTGGCGGCTCATCCGGAGCAAAGTTCCGCATCTCGCTGGGTCTCCCGGTGGGAGCGGTCATCAACTGCGCTGACAACACAG GTGCCAAGAACCTGTACATAATCTCCGTGAAGGGCATCAAGGGGCGGCTGAACCGCCTGCCCGCTGCAGGAGTGGGTGACATGGTGATGGCCACGGTGAAGAAAGGCAAGCCAGAACTCAGGAAGAAGG tccatCCGGCGGTGGTGATACGCCAGCGGAAGTCGTATCGGCGAAAAGACGGCGTGTTTCTCTACTTTGAAGACAATGCAGGCGTCATAGTAAACAACAAAGGAGAAATGAAAG GTTCAGCCATCACGGGGCCGGTGGCCAAAGAGTGTGCCGACCTGTGGCCCAGGATCGCCTCCAACGCCGGCAGCATCGCCTGA
- the LOC133421602 gene encoding uncharacterized protein K02A2.6-like, with amino-acid sequence MEPQFFKPRTVPYAMRAKVEAEIERLVQQKIMQPVKYAEWAAPIVPVLKPDNSVRICGDYKLTINRVSKLEQYPIPKVEDLFASLSGGQFTKLDMSHAYHQIPLEEESKKYVTINTHKGLFTYNVLPFGVSSSPAIFQRTMEGVLQGIPKVAVFLDDILLTGRNDQEHLQTLEEVLKRLDQAGLRLRRNKCMFMSREVIFLGHKVDSTGLHPVHDKVAAIQDAPAPTSVTELKAYLGLLNYYNRFLPNLSTILAPVHRLLRKDTKWQWGKEQVDSFQHSKQLMQSAEVLVHYDPEKDLVLSCDASPHGVGAVLSHRMPNGTERPIGFVPRTLNSAERNYSQLDKEGLAVIFGVNRFHKYIFGRPFTIVTDHKPLLSLFDELKAVPQIVSPRIQRWAVTLMACEYHIIYKAGKYHGNADALSRLPLPGDLGPSVQKERVLMLETSDITLVTAEQVRTWTTKDPVLSRVREMVQRGWLPEQEGADFAPFTARKNELSVENGCVMWGARVVVPKKGQADLLRQLHQSHPGISRMKSLARSYVWWPKMDQDVENTVKACSVCQEYRNVPAVAPLHPCEWPDRPWQRVHVDYAGPFMGRMFFILIDAHSKWMEVYPVNSSTSTVTIECLRKCFSTHGLPEILVSDNATSFVSTEFKEFMRKNGISHVTSAPYHASTNGLAERAVQIFKRLMNMSAEGSLETRVSRALFSYRVTPQTTTGLSPAEMLLGRKLRCTLDLIHPDMARRVMNKQEKQKNVHDRRAKERGFKVGDSVQVRNYSHGPKWVPGFIETVTGPVSYTVMLGDGRVVRRHVDQICSRQEASAKCTGDVLPAPLCAGEPAVLGSRAPEDQVRESIGPDGVEEGTAAAAAAGQPGTAAEPAETQALGVSQSGPENTGVGLRRSQRRINLPGWLKDFVVS; translated from the exons ATGGAACCACA gTTCTTCAAACCCAGAACAGTCCCGTATGCAATGAGAGCCAAAGTGGAGGCCGAGATTGAGCGTTTGgtgcaacagaaaataatgcaGCCTGTTAAATATGCGGAGTGGGCCGCTCCGATTGTACCAGTGTTAAAACCTGACAACAGTGTGAGAATCTGTGGGGATTATAAACTGACAATAAACAGAGTGTCCAAATTGGAGCAATATCCTATACCAAAAGTCGAAGATTTATTCGCTAGTCTATCAGGGGGGCAGTTCACCAAGCTAGACATGAGCCACGCATACCACCAGATCCCTTTGGAGGAGGAGTCAAAAAAATATGTGACCATAAACACCCACAAGGGGTTGTTCACGTATAATGTGTTGCCTTTCGGGGTCTCATCGAGCCCGGCTATATTTCAACGCACTATGGAGGGGGTACTGCAGGGCATACCTAAGGTGGCAGTTTTTTTGGATGACATCCTCCTGACGGGACGAAATGACCAAGAGCACCTTCAGACCCTGGAGGAAGTGCTAAAAAGATTGGACCAGGCTGGATTGCGCTTGAGGAGGAACAAGTGCATGTTCATGAGCAGGGAAGTTATTTTCCTAGGTCACAAGGTGGACTCCACAGGGTTGCACCCGGTACATGATAAGGTGGCAGCAATCCAGGACGCTCCTGCCCCGACTTCCGTGACGGAATTAAAAGCCTATTTAGGTTTATTGAACTACTATAACAGGTTTTTGCCAAACCTATCTACAATTCTGGCCCCAGTCCACAGACTACTCAGGAAGGACACCAAGTGGCAGTGGGGAAAGGAACAGGTAGATTCTTTCCAACATTCAAAGCAATTAATGCAGTCAGCAGAGGTGTTGGTCCACTATGACCCAGAGAAAGACCTTGTCCTATCTTGTGATGCTTCTCCACACGGGGTGGGTGCTGTGCTTTCTCACCGAATGCCAAACGGGACTGAGAGGCCTATAGGGTTTGTGCCTCGCACGCTAAACTCAGCTGAGAGGAACTACTCGCAACTTGACAAAGAAGGTTTGGCTGTCATTTTCGGGGTAAACAGGTTCCATAAGTACATTTTTGGCCGGCCGTTCACTATTGTGACAGATCACAAACCCCTGTTGTCACTTTTTGATGAGTTAAAAGCGGTCCCACAGATCGTGTCCCCCCGTATTCAACGTTGGGCTGTAACATTAATGGCTTGTGAATATCACATCATCTACAAGGCTGGAAAATATCATGGAAATGCAGATGCATTGAGCCGTCTGCCTCTGCCGGGGGACCTGGGTCCCAGTGTACAAAAGGAGAGAGTGCTCATGTTGGAGACCTCAGACATCACACTTGTGACCGCAGAGCAGGTGCGTACGTGGACCACAAAGGACCCTGTGCTCTCAAGAGTGAGAGAGATGGTACAGAGAGGTTGGCTGCCGGAACAAGAGGGGGCTGATTTTGCACCTTTCACCGCTCGGAAGAATGAACTGAGTGTGGAAAATGGATGTGTAATGTGGGGTGCCAGAGTGGTTGTTCCAAAGAAGGGACAGGCAGATCTACTGAGACAGCTGCATCAAAGCCATCCAGGTATTTCTAGAATGAAGTCATTAGCACGGAGCTACGTGTGGTGGCCTAAGATGGATCAAGATGTGGAGAACACTGTTAAAGCCTGCAGTGTTTGTCAGGAATACAGAAATGTTCCAGCGGTGGCCCCATTGCACCCCTGCGAATGGCCAGACAGACCCTGGCAGAGAGTACATGTGGATTACGCGGGGCCCTTCATGGGAAGAATGTTTTTCATTCTGATCGATGCCCATTCTAAATGGATGGAAGTATATCCAGTGAACTCTTCTACATCCACGGTGACGATTGAGTGCCTTCGAAAATGTTTCAGTACTCATGGATTGCCAGAGATTTTGGTTTCGGACAATGCAACAAGCTTTGTTAGCACCGAGTTTAAAGAGTTCATGAGGAAAAATGGCATTTCACATGTGACCTCAGCACCTTATCATGCTTCCACTAATGGTCTGGCAGAGCGCGCAGTACAGATTTTCAAGCGCCTAATGAACATGAGTGCAGAGGGAAGCCTGGAGACTAGGGTGTCTAGAGCTTTATTTAGTTACAGAGTGACACCGCAGACCACAACGGGCTTGTCGCCTGCTGAAATGTTGTTGGGAAGGAAGCTGCGATGCACTCTTGATTTGATCCATCCAGATATGGCACGCAGGGTGATGAATAAACAAGAGAAGCAGAAGAACGTACATGACAGAAGAGCTAAAGAAAGAGGCTTTAAAGTGGGTGATTCAGTGCAGGTCAGAAATTACAGTCATGGACCAAAATGGGTCCCCGGATTCATAGAGACAGTGACTGGCCCAGTGTCATATACAGTGATGCTGGGGGATGGTAGAGTGGTCCGGAGACATGTGGACCAGATCTGTTCCAGACAGGAGGCATCTGCTAAGTGCACGGGGGACGTCTTACCAGCACCTCTCTGTGCAGGTGAGCCTGCTGTGCTGGGAAGCAGGGCCCCGGAAGACCAGGTCAGGGAGAGTATCGGTCCCGATGGTGTGGAGGAaggaactgctgctgctgctgctgcggggcAACCAGGGACTGCCGCTGAACCCGCAGAGACTCAAGCACTTGGGGTCTCGCAATCTGGCCCGGAAAACACAGGGGTAGGCCTGAGAAGGTCACAGAGACGAATTAACTTGCCCGGTTGGCTAAAGGACTTTGTGGTTTCCTAG
- the LOC133422299 gene encoding uncharacterized protein LOC133422299, whose product MTSKRVKLSFQRREESTASHHCCVPRCTASAKFNSVLSFHTFPRDKETRRKWLTNIRREHCTLTNNTRVCSLHFQSCDLIQPSSPCGRRRLKNGAIPVRFHWNNFTPADPHNPVWEEPERPNRTFDHDYCRKTKPYVLDSSPDHIVGPSGKVFDSKFCLEQFDSDEDIRFYTRFASHAHLMAFWRQIEPATRNISYVSTACSVGETDDGPYTVTKTLLQPIDQFFLFMIYLSLGLMPKDLAHRFRIHQSTVCRIIHIWAYFLYTLLGGVSIWLDEEVVSAHRPHVFEQFPDTHVILNCMEVHCQTPNPRHLKSESFSSYESKCTFKGLIGMAPHGAVTFVSSLNEGAISDREILQQSGILSLLKPTMALIIDKGFHVRECVPCKVHTASFLSKREALSQPEVVKTQSARLRVHVDSLIQRVKQHQIFSTVIPFSLSGSINQLYTVACLLVNYQNGPQVKA is encoded by the exons ATGACGTCTAAACGTGTTAAACTGTCGTTCCAGCGGCGTGAGGAGAGCACTGCCAGCCACCACTGCTGTGTGCCACGATGTACAGCGTCTGCTAAGTTTAACTCTGTTCTCAGTTTCCACACATTCCCCAGAGACAAAGAAACAAGGAGGAAGTGGTTAACTAATATACGACGAGAGCACTGTACGCTTACAAACAACACCAGAGTCTGTAGCCTACATTTTCAAAGCTGTGACCTGATCCAGCCGTCGTCTCCATGTGGACGCAGACGTCTGAAGAACGGAGCCATACCAGTGCGTTTTCACTGGAACAATTTCACTCCCGCAGACCCGCACAATCCAGTCTGGGAAGAACCAGAGCGACCGAACCGAACCTTCGATCACGATTACTGCAGAAAAACCAAACCTTACGTACTGGATTCATCCCCGGATCACATCGTTGGTCCGAGTGGAAAGGTCTTCGATAGCAAGTTCTGTTTGGAGCAGTTTGACTCTGATGAGGACATCAGGTTTTACACAAG GTTTGCCAGTCACGCCCACCTGATGGCGTTTTGGAGGCAGATAGAGCCGGCCACGCGCAACATCAGTTACGTATCCACAGCGTGCTCTGTAGGTGAAACTGATGACGGCCCTTACACCGTCACCAAAACG CTACTGCAACCCATTGATCAGTTCTTTCTTTTCATGATTTACTTGTCGTTGGGTCTGATGCCCAAGGATCTGGCCCATAGATTCAGAATCCACCAGTCAACCGTATGCAGGATCATCCACATTTGGGCTTACTTTCTTTATACTCTACTTGGAGGTGTGAGCATCTGGCTGGACGAGGAGGTCGTCAGCGCTCACCGGCCACACGTTTTTGAACAGTTCCCAGATACACATGTGATCTTGAATTGCATGGAAGTGCACTGCCAAACACCAAACCCCCGTCACCTTAAGAGTGAATCCTTCTCTAGTTATGAGTCAAAGTGCACGTTCAAAGGATTGATCGGGATGGCCCCTCACGGTGCAGTTACATTTGTGTCCTCACTTAATGAAGGCGCCATAAGTGATAGAGAGATTCTGCAGCAATCTGGCATTTTATCGCTCCTAAAACCAACAATGGCGCTCATTATAGACAAGGGTTTCCatgtgagagagtgtgtgccTTGCAAAGTCCACACAGCTAGCTTCCTGTCTAAGAGAGAAGCGCTGTCTCAGCCAGAGGTCGTTAAAACACAGTCTGCAAGGCTGAGAGTCCATGTGGACAGTCTCATCCAGAGAGTGAAGCAGCACCAGATATTCTCTACAGTAATCCCATTTTCACTCTCTGGCAGCATCAATCAACTCTACACTGTAGCTTGTCTCTTGGTCAACTACCAAAATGGGCCCCAAGTGAAAGCATAG